In a single window of the Agromyces sp. H17E-10 genome:
- a CDS encoding primosomal protein, producing the protein MSDTNKDRDDQGRPPRSGGSQNRGEQRSGQRRPAASSTGRKPSGDRDQKRSYGDRDRKPYGDRDPKRSYGQRDDQKHSYGDRSDRKPHGDRDQKRSYGQRDDRKPYGDRDQKRSYGQRDDRKPYGDRDQKRSYGQRDDRKPYGDRDQKRSYGQRDDRKPYGDRDQKRSYGQRDDRKPYGDRDQKRSYGDRSDRKPYGDRDQKRSYGDRSDRKPYGDRDQKRSYGERDGDRRGTQSEQARERHGAADLAVRQRHDDPFLPDGIEARQLDKAARAELKTLSKENADWVARHLVAASEYLEDDPELAHRHATSAARRAGRIAVVRETLAITAYATGDFALALRELRTYRRISGSNDQLPLMVDSERGVGRPDRALEVGRAVDRNELPAAVQVGLAIAMSGARLDLGQPELALAELEIPQLDPDRAFSYSPALFSAYAEVLEELGRTSDSARWRALAARADAALAGPAEAELIEIFELEDVEADDVVAVESEPGELADGDADADDADLVTEPEPELGDPADALEDDVRAVLAEGEALDLERDDVETSDVANEDGADGALPNED; encoded by the coding sequence GTGAGCGATACGAACAAGGACCGGGACGACCAGGGGCGCCCCCCGCGCAGTGGTGGCTCGCAGAACCGTGGTGAGCAGAGATCCGGTCAGCGACGTCCGGCAGCCTCGTCGACCGGCCGCAAGCCCTCCGGTGACCGGGATCAGAAGCGTTCGTATGGCGACCGTGACCGCAAGCCGTACGGTGATCGCGACCCGAAGCGCTCGTACGGTCAGCGCGACGACCAGAAGCATTCGTACGGAGACCGGAGCGACCGGAAGCCCCATGGCGACCGCGATCAGAAGCGTTCGTATGGCCAGCGGGACGACCGGAAGCCCTACGGTGACCGGGACCAGAAGCGTTCGTACGGTCAGCGGGACGACCGGAAGCCGTACGGTGACCGGGACCAGAAGCGTTCGTACGGTCAGCGGGACGACCGGAAGCCGTACGGTGACCGGGACCAGAAGCGTTCGTACGGTCAGCGGGACGACCGGAAGCCGTACGGTGACCGGGACCAGAAGCGTTCGTACGGTCAGCGGGACGACCGGAAGCCGTACGGCGACCGGGACCAGAAGCGTTCGTACGGAGACCGGAGCGACCGGAAGCCGTACGGCGACCGGGACCAGAAGCGTTCGTACGGAGACCGGAGCGACCGGAAGCCCTACGGTGACCGCGATCAGAAGCGCTCGTACGGCGAACGTGACGGTGATCGGCGCGGCACGCAGAGCGAGCAGGCCCGTGAGCGCCACGGCGCGGCCGACCTCGCGGTGCGGCAGCGTCACGACGACCCGTTCCTGCCCGACGGCATCGAGGCCCGTCAGCTCGACAAGGCCGCCCGGGCCGAGCTGAAGACGCTGAGCAAGGAGAACGCCGACTGGGTCGCGCGGCACCTCGTCGCGGCATCCGAATACCTCGAGGACGACCCCGAGCTCGCCCACCGCCACGCCACCTCGGCCGCGCGTCGGGCCGGCCGCATCGCGGTCGTGCGTGAGACGCTGGCGATCACCGCTTACGCGACGGGCGATTTCGCTCTCGCGCTGCGCGAGCTCCGCACCTACCGCCGGATCTCCGGCAGCAACGACCAGCTGCCGCTCATGGTCGACAGCGAGCGCGGCGTCGGCCGGCCCGACCGCGCGCTCGAGGTCGGGCGCGCCGTCGACCGCAACGAACTCCCGGCGGCCGTGCAGGTCGGGCTCGCGATCGCGATGTCCGGTGCACGCCTCGACCTCGGGCAGCCCGAGCTCGCCCTCGCCGAGCTCGAGATCCCGCAGCTCGATCCCGACCGCGCGTTCTCGTACAGCCCGGCGCTGTTCTCCGCCTACGCGGAGGTGCTCGAGGAACTGGGCCGCACGTCCGACTCCGCCCGCTGGCGTGCCCTCGCCGCCCGCGCCGACGCGGCGCTGGCCGGGCCCGCCGAGGCCGAGCTCATCGAGATCTTCGAGCTCGAGGACGTCGAGGCAGACGACGTGGTGGCCGTCGAGTCGGAGCCCGGCGAACTCGCTGACGGCGACGCTGACGCTGACGACGCCGATCTCGTGACCGAGCCTGAGCCCGAGCTCGGCGACCCCGCCGATGCGCTGGAGGACGACGTCCGCGCCGTGCTCGCCGAGGGTGAGGCGCTCGACCTCGAGCGGGACGACGTGGAGACCTCCGACGTCGCGAACGAGGACGGTGCCGATGGCGCTCTTCCGAACGAGGACTGA